The following coding sequences are from one Maniola hyperantus chromosome 7, iAphHyp1.2, whole genome shotgun sequence window:
- the LOC117983409 gene encoding ornithine decarboxylase 1-like, with amino-acid sequence MKVVEEEQQVVVMEGPWSPVDVIRDIVDEGSQEDPFYVMDLGEVVARFREWKELMPRVEPFYAVKCNDDKLMVSTLAALGAGFDCASKAEIQLVTSLGVGPDRIIFANPAKPASHIRWASAAGVTTMTFDSETELMKIKQYMPHAQLVVRIRCDATSAQCPLGIKFGCDPVAEAPRLLKIAAVIGLNVVGVSFHVGSGAQETGVYARAIQYARALFDTGDAAGHTMYLLDIGGGFPGNSGTSIREVSQVINAALEVQFPSRSVRVIAEPGRYFAAAAYTLAAMVHATRQLPAREGESAEEAHTMYFINDGVYGSFNCVLYDHQQVHAVPLEESSERAQQCSIWGPSCDGLDCVLPAYSLPPQRTGNWLVFKDMGAYTIPVASPFNGFPTPKVRAVLDKHLWTMLEDLWPLTGAHFSFGRVPQTPPPSPDPDSDGASTSPPSPLSPASPAPHHAVFVECALK; translated from the exons ATGAAGGTCGTGGAAGAGGAGCAGCAGGTGGTCGTGATGGAGGGCCCCTGGAGCCCCGTGGACGTGATCCGCGACATCGTGGACGAGGGCTCGCAGGAGGACCCCTTCTACGTCATGGACCTGGGGGAGGTCGTGGCGCGGTTCCGCGAGTGGAAGGAGCTGATGCCCCGAGTTGAGCCATTCTATG CGGTGAAGTGCAATGACGACAAGCTGATGGTGAGCACGCTGGCTGCGCTGGGCGCCGGCTTCGACTGCGCTTCCAAGGCTGAGATCCAGCTCGTCACATCCCTCGGAGTGGGCCCCGA TCGCATAATCTTCGCAAACCCCGCCAAACCCGCGTCTCACATCCGCTGGGCGAGCGCCGCCGGAGTCACCACCATGACCTTCGACTCCGAGACCGAGCTGATGAAGATCAAGCAGTACATGCCGCACGCTCA GCTGGTCGTCCGCATCCGCTGCGACGCAACATCCGCGCAGTGCCCGCTCGGCATCAAGTTCGGCTGCGACCCCGTCGCAGAGGCGCCGCGCTTGCTCAAGATCGCTGCTGTGATTGGCCTTAAC gtGGTAGGCGTATCCTTCCACGTGGGCTCTGGCGCGCAAGAGACGGGCGTGTACGCGCGCGCCATCCAGTACGCGCGCGCACTGTTCGACACGGGCGACGCCGCGGGACACACCATGTACCTGCTGGACATCGGCGGCGGCTTCCCGGGCAACAGCGGCACTTCTATACGCGAG GTGTCACAAGTGATCAACGCAGCGCTCGAAGTGCAGTTCCCGTCTCGCTCGGTGCGCGTGATCGCGGAGCCGGGCCGCTACTTCGCTGCTGCTGCGTACACCCTCGCGGCCATGGTGCACGCCACCAGGCAG CTGCCGGCCAGGGAGGGCGAGAGCGCGGAGGAGGCGCACACGATGTACTTCATCAACGACGGCGTGTACGGCTCCTTCAACTGCGTGCTGTACGACCACCAACAAGTGCACGCCGTGCCGCTAGAG GAATCATCTGAGCGTGCTCAGCAGTGCTCAATCTGGGGCCCCTCGTGCGACGGGCTGGACTGCGTGCTCCCCGCTTACTCGCTTCCCCCGCAGCGCACGGGCAACTGGCTGGTCTTCAAGGACATGGGCGCTTACACCATCCCCGTAGCTTCGCCTTTCAACGGCTTTCCCACTCCAAAGGTCCGCGCTGTTCTGGACAAGCATTTGTG GACGATGCTGGAAGACCTGTGGCCGCTCACGGGGGCCCACTTCTCGTTCGGCCGCGTGCCGCAGACGCCGCCCCCCTCCCCCGACCCGGACTCGGACGGCGCCTCCACCTCCCCCCCGTCCCCGCTCTCGCCCGCGAGCCCCGCCCCCCACCACGCGGTGTTCGTGGAGTGCGCGCTGAAGTGA